In Nitrospirota bacterium, the DNA window GGCATAAAGGAGCTGAAGAAATACGTTGATTCCGTTATCGTGGTGCAGAACCAGAGGCTTCTCAGCATTACAGACAAAAATACGACATGGCTTGAAAGCCTTAGAATTGCAAATGACGTCCTGAGACAGGCAATCAAGGGCATTTCTGATTTGATACTTGTGCCCGGACTTATAAATCATGACTTTGCAGACATAAGGACCATCTTAAAAGACAGCGGAAAGGCTCTTATGGGAGTAGGCAGTGCAGCCGGCGAAAACAGGGCTCTTAATGCGGCGAAGGTTGCTATCTCAAGCCCCCTGCTGGAGGAGACCTCCATTGATGGCGCAAGAGGAATTTTGATTAACATCACTGGAGGTCCCTCCTTATCTTTGCATGAGGTGAACGAGGCCTCAAGCCTTGTCAGCGATGCGGCGCATGAAGATGCCAACATAATTTTCGGCTCGGTGATTGATTCAGACCTTGATGATGATGTAATGGTGACGGTTATTGCAACCGGCTTTGAAGAGGCGCCGAAGGCGGTAATGCCTTCTTATGAAAGGTGGAGGCCCTCAAGGGAAAAGGTGGCGCTGAAAGGCTCTGAAAGGATACTTTCCAAAGATTCGCCCCTCATGAGCATGGACAGAAACAACCTTGATATTCCGGCATTCATGCGGAAACCGGATTTTAATGAAGAGGGGATAGGGCCGGTCTGAGACGGGTATTCTCATAAAAAGCCGTCATTAAAAAAAGCCGTCATTCCCCGATTTAATCGGGGAAACCATTTCCTTAGAGTCATTAGAAAAAATTACTGATTCATTCATGTTAAAATAAAAGCAAATGGGGAAGGTTTTTAAGGATAAGAAATCCAAAGGCTGCGCCCTTTGCAAACCGCACAAACACGGCTGGGCGCCAAAGAAAAAAATAAAGGTCATGGCTTTTGAGGAAGAGACGGATAAGGGAATAAAGCATTAACAGGGACACTCTTAAATCCGTCATTCCTGCGGAGGCAGGAATCCAGACCTTTCATACGTGCAAGAAACAAGACTTAAATCCCATGAAATGATAAAAATGAAGATATGACTTCATGCTCCGATAAAAGGGCTGAGAGGCGGTCCATGTTAACTGGATGAGATTGGTGTACACTTGCTTTTGTTCTAATTCATAGCTTAAAGATTTTCTTAATAAGTTCTTTCCAATTTGTCTCGGGATAGATTGATATTAATTCAATATTATTCAATGCAGCAAGCGCGGTTTTTTGTTTAGCCTTGTTCGCATATTCCCTGATATTCATTAATCCAAAAAATTCAATAAAATATTTCTTCTGATTCCATACAATTTCCCAATCCGTGCGATAATTCGAGTTAGGATATGAAACTTCTTTCTTATGGCCAATATTTAAGAAATACAGAAAATCATCGATATCTTTCTCCGCCAGTGACAAACATACATGGCCGTCTTTTGCAAGAACCATAGTCCCAATTTTCATTTTTTTGGTGCCCTCAGGTAAAATGCCGGACTTCACTAATGCCGCAAAAAAGGAGCCGAAATGCTTCTTGAAAATATCGGGAGACCACAACAAATGCAAGAGTTTGGTTAATTCAATTATTCTATTTTGTTCTTTGAATAAAAAATACAATGAACTATAATCTTGTGTAGGCACTTCACCTAAGAATTCATATAAATTGTAAAGTTTTTTAAGTTGATTATTTTCAACGTCAGTTAAATCATTAAAGACTGTTTTCATTAGGCATTTTGGACAAATTGATGAATAAATATTTACATGGACGATAGGCATATACAGATGCTGAAATGACAGCTCAACTTTTTTAAGTTTATATTTTCTTTTGCAAACATCGCAGCGCTTCTCATTATCTATATTTTCTAAGAAGTTAATTACCCTATTTCTTATGTCTTCATTCCATTCTGCAAAATAAGGTCTGGTTAAATAGGAGCATTCTGTGCAAAATGAAGGGGGAAATTGCAGTTTAATTACATTAGGATGAATTTCATCTATTTTGACCTCGGCTGCACAGACTTCACAT includes these proteins:
- the ftsZ gene encoding cell division protein FtsZ, producing the protein MKIFEFEEVKNSAKIKVVGVGGGGGNAVNGMIAAGIHGIEFIVVNTDMQAIDSSLAHQKIQIGADLTNGLGAGAYPEIGRQAALDDREVIADTIKGADMVFITAGMGGGTGTGAAPVIAEIAKELGILTTAVVTKPFIFEGSKRAKNAEQGIKELKKYVDSVIVVQNQRLLSITDKNTTWLESLRIANDVLRQAIKGISDLILVPGLINHDFADIRTILKDSGKALMGVGSAAGENRALNAAKVAISSPLLEETSIDGARGILINITGGPSLSLHEVNEASSLVSDAAHEDANIIFGSVIDSDLDDDVMVTVIATGFEEAPKAVMPSYERWRPSREKVALKGSERILSKDSPLMSMDRNNLDIPAFMRKPDFNEEGIGPV